From a region of the Entelurus aequoreus isolate RoL-2023_Sb linkage group LG27, RoL_Eaeq_v1.1, whole genome shotgun sequence genome:
- the LOC133644559 gene encoding basic immunoglobulin-like variable motif-containing protein, which translates to MQRPADGEQEGDGGRLIIGSLPREAAAARRASSGELLLLRTCPVTHSREKFYTVCSDYALLNQAAAVRKQDDGPAAPKPPAAAADGDMEGVTPGNVKSTLAWEIDTTDFKAVLTRKNRTGKVKKWGSKKMKSDRASRNLQDAPLHASLEDVKQRKVLDLRRWYCISRPQYKTSCGISSLVSCWNFLYSTLGAGSLPPISQEEALHILGYQPPFDDIKFGPFTGNATLMRWFRQINDNFRVRGCSYVLYKPHGKHKTAGETAEGALLKLTQGLKDNSMAYIYHCQNHYCCPVGFEATPLKAAKAYRGALPSSEMEHWILIGEPSRKHAAIHCKKWADIVTDLNTQNPEYLDIRHLEKGIQRRTTKKVGGNLHCIMAFQRVNWQKMGPWALNLENLRHHAEDAQARPSAKHLVQLGRSHSTGSQDAAWRHLSNTAEYRQRSSPDSDLEED; encoded by the exons ATGCAAAGACCCGCTGACGGCGAGCAGGAAGGAGACGGCGGCCGCCTCATCATCGGCTCGCTCCCCCGGGAGGCGGCGGCGGCCCGTCGGGCTTCCAGCGGCGAGCTGCTCCTTCTTCGCACCTGCCCGGTCACTCACTCCCGGGAGAAGTTCTACACCGTCTGCTCCGACTACGCCCTCCTCAACCAGGCGGCGGCGGTGAGGAAGCAGGACGACGGGCCCGCGGCGCCCAAACCGCCGGCAGCAGCGGCGGACGGCGACATGGAGGGCGTGACCCCCGGCAACGTGAAGAGCACCCTGGCGTGGGAGATCGACACCACTGACTTCAAGGCGGTGCTCACACGAAAAAACCGAACGG GGAAGGTGAAGAAGTGGGGCAGCAAGAAGATGAAGTCGGACCGAGCCAGTCGCAACCTGCAGGACGCCCCACTTCATGCCTCTCTGGAGGACGTCAAGCAGAGGAAAGTCCTGGACCTCAGACGCTG GTACTGCATCAGTCGGCCACAATACAAGACGTCATGTGGGATTTCATCGCTGGTGTCGTGTTGGAACTTCCTGTACAGCACGCTGGGCGCAGGAAG TCTGCCGCCCATCTCTCAGGAGGAGGCGCTACACATTCTGGGCTACCAGCCGCCGTTTGACGACATCAAGTTCGGGCCGTTCACAGGAAACGCCACGCTCATGCG GTGGTTCCGGCAAATCAACGACAACTTCCGCGTGCGAGGCTGCTCCTACGTCCTGTACAAGCCGCACGGCAAACACAAGACGGCGGGAGAAACAG CGGAGGGAGCGTTGCTGAAGCTGACCCAAGGCCTGAAGGACAACTCCATGGCGTACATCTACCACTGCCAGAACCACTACTGCTGCCCTGTGGGCTTTGAGGCCACGCCCCTCAAAGCAGCCAAGgcctacag AGGTGCTCTGCCCAGCAGTGAGATGGAACACTGGATCCTGATAGGAGAACCCAGCAGGAAGCACGCAGCCATCCACTGTAAAAA GTGGGCCGACATCGTGACCGACCTCAACACCCAGAACCCCGAGTACCTGGACATCCGCCACCTGGAGAAGGGCATCCAGAGGCGCACCACTAAAAAG GTGGGCGGCAACCTGCACTGCATCATGGCCTTCCAGAGGGTCAACTGGCAGAAGATGGGCCCCTGGGCTCTCAACCTGGAGAACCTGCGACACCACGCGGAGGACGCGCAGGCCAGGCCGTCCGCCAAGCACCTGGTCCAGCTGGGCCGCTCGCACAGCACGGGGAGCCAGGACGCCGCCTGGAGGCACCTGTCCAACACGGCCGAGTACCGCCAGAGGAGCTCCCCCGACAGCGACCTGGAGGAGGACTGA